The genomic stretch GGCGAGGAAACGGGACGGCTTTTGATACCGTGGTTGCGCTGCGATCCTTGTGGCCGTACTTTCTAGAGTAATAGAGGAGTCCTTGTGGCCGTACTTTCTAGAGTAATAGAGGAGTTGACATGGTACTAGTTGCACATGTACACGTACGTACAGATCCACGTACACATCCACAGATAGGCATACATACTCGTCGCTACTACGGTGTTTTTATTGGAGCATGGCTTGCAAAAGACTTTCGAGCCGTTCCGATCGCTTCGTATGCGGATCACAGTGTTCCCAAAGCAACCAACCCATGGGAACGTGACAGCGATCGTCTCCTCTCGCCTTGGGTGGTGGTTCCGAGGCCGCCGACGCAGGGTGGGACCGTCGGTGCGATTGGAAGGCCGTAGGTGTGACACGGGTATCGCGTTTGTGTTGATCTCGTTCCAAGGTTACGACGGCGGGTTCCCGGCCCGTATCGACCGCTGCAACACGGACCGGAAGGATGTGGGCTGATGCGTTGTCGACGTTACCGTTCCCATTGGCGGTGACGCCCAGTGGCCCCTCGGGAGATTCGATAGAGTCCACTTTTGTTGCGTTCGAAGTGATAGTAGTGCTGGCGGTCGAGCCCGGTGGTGACGGACGAGTCAAAGGAGTGGATGTCACGTTTTGATAGTGTCGTAGAAAGTAGTACGCAGTACTGACTACCAGAGTTATGGCGAGCAGCAACGCGACGGTCATTTGGCGCCGTCGTGCACGGGAGCGAAGCTTGGCGGAAGTTGTGGCGACGCGTCGATCGACCACGGCGGGCCGCTTGGTGGGAGTATTGTGGTTGCGGTTGCTGGTGCTGTTGTTCATGTTGTTGCGACTGTAATCCTTGAGCGGTACGTaatcgtcgtcattgttgttgcagTAATCGACGCGTTCCCAGAGTACTCCGCCGGCGTCGACTTGTTTGACGCGTGGCGGAACGGATACGGGTGTGTGTGGGGAGGAGGGTAATCCTTCGTGAGGGTTTGCTGTTTTGGCCGTGTGACTATAATCTTGGAGAGGAAcaaagtcgtcgtcctcttcgcGGGGAGGATCGAATGGTTCCCACTGAATGTCGTTGCTGTGTTGGTGGTTGCTGCTGTCATTTTTGTGGTGAGGGTCGCTGGCAGACGGCGACTCCACCGGGGATACGGTGCGATCCGTCTGGGCCGGGGAAGGCTTCTCGTACGAGGGTGAGACGGGGGCCTGAGCATCACTGGCACCCAAGGCTTGGAGGGCTTGTTGCATTTTTCGTGCGGCACGAACGGCGGCGTCAATGTCGGGATGGGATTCGCGCGAGGGTGTCGAGGGATCGATCGACGTTGTTGAGGAGAGTACGGAGGAGTGcccatcgtcgttgtcgtggTCATGGTCGTTCTCGCTACCGTTGGGGTACGAAAGCGCACtgtcttcctcgtcgttgtcgttgtcttcattgtcTTGGTACGCTTGTGGAGTGACGTCTCGCAGAAGCATACCGAGGTCTTGACTCGAAGCCAGAGATGTCAGGGAAACCACGTCGCTGCGGGAATCCTGCTCGTCGTCGTATCGTCGCGTTTGGTTGCGGGATGCAACGGCAGCAGCAGAGGACAAGGAGAGTCCATTGCGGGGAGGCCTACTGTTAtcgttgttggtggtggtggtgttgctgttgttacTATTCGTATGCCGGGTGCTGGGGGAAGAGGCGGATCGCATCTGATTCGCCAAACGCTCCGCTTCCAAGAGCATGCGTTCGAGTTCCTCTTCCGCCGACGATTCGTCTTCTGGAATAGCTGACATGGTTCCCAAGGTCCGAATCTCGTATAGGGGAGGACACTGTTCGGAGAGGAGGTATGGGAAAGGGACGTTTCCGATTGCAAAAGTCCGAGGTCAATCAGTGACACGCCCCGAAAGATGACTCCCTCGGCTGTGCTCGCTGGCTGGACCGGTGCGGGTGCGGGTGCGGCGAGGCACGCAGCACAAATACCTTTAGGGAAAACCCCCGTTCGGTGACTGCTTCCGTCGGACGGGAACACTTAGACTCGTGAAGTCTCGGATCGAACCGGATGTGCGCGCACCGCGCGCTCCGCAATCGAAGTGACTGTCGATCAGGCGTTGTGTTCGAAAAGTTTAGATATGATCgggacaaacggaatcttGAATCGAAAGGGTATCTTTCGTGAGCGTCCGTCGTGCGTTTGTCAACCGTTGCTCGTTGAGACCATAACCATAACCCGGAGTAGCTAGAACcagactcactgtcagcgtCACTCCCATCCCACCACCGTAACGGTAAATTCCCTCTCTCTCGACCGACCGACCAAACGACCAGCTCTACCATTCCAGTTCGTCCCATGCCTGTATCGCATCCCCGACCATCCCGTACCGgcaactcactgtcactttcACCGTCCCAACCATCAATCAACGAACCAACCAACTCCTGACGTACCTTTCTCGTCACCATGAACCGTGCGGCTGCTTCTCCCGCCTCCACCAACACtacctccaccaccaccaccaccaccactaccaacaacaacactgaAACGGTGGCTCCACTCACCGCTCCCGTATCGGTCGTGGTGACTTACCAAATTCCGGTGGCTTCCAACGATTCCTCCTCCCATCGACTGGATCCAGCCGCTACCCACGTACCGAACGACCGCTACTCCTCCACGTTTCGATTCGACGACACCAGTGTCGATGATACCCACGACACGCGGTTAGGCTTGCCCTTGGGGACGGTTCCCATCAAACCACCGGCAGGATCCTACGCCTACAGTGGCATGCACGATCAAGGACCGCTACCGGAACCCCGACAAGGGGGCAGCCTCGCCGTTTTGATTGCCGGTGTCCAGCAGGCGAAAGCCAACAATGACGCATTCTTGACCCGCGTCATACGGGAAGAACAGCAATCGTCCCAAAATCCCACAATCAAGAAACCGCGGACCGACAGCTGACGCGGCAATCCACAGCGCCGGTGCGCTCGCATTCGCCGGCCTCGGGTCCTTTGGCGTTCGTTCGAATGGAACGACTGGTAGAGGCCAACCAACCAATCTCGAAGGTTACGGTCGTCCCCCGTTCGGCACTCGTATGCGGCAACGCAAAAGCGAGTGATTCTAGACTTGGTGCGACAGTTTCATCTGGAAGTCTACTGTTTTGTGTTTTGGATCCTGCGCGTATGCACGAGTGACGCTGTTCTCACATGGACGTTGCCGGTTGAAATGATGCCAAAACCAGGCTAACACAGTGAAAAGCATATGTTAAATGGAAGGCGACCATCCACCGTTTTGCCCGCACTTCCCAGTCTTACAAACAACTGTAACGGTACTATACACTAACAACCTACTGTAAACAAGTTCTACGCTGAACTGTATCTACTTCTAGCTAGCGTTGGCTTTCGCGTTAGCCTTTCAGGTCTAGCGAGGTAACCTTCGATCTTTTGGTAACACAAGGGGTAGGGTCTCGGGGAGACCGGAGGACTTTGGGAACAGAACGCAAACACATTGGGACTCCAGCCGCTATTTGTGTGTCCACCACGGCGACTGCCATTGGGACTCATATAGAGGCAGGCTCAGGCcaagattgacagtgaatactGGGATGAGTAGGAGAAGTTCTCGTGCACAAAGTAGGCATCTCGTTCCCCATTCTCCATCCGATACCGATACTTTCGCCCATAAAAGACCGGCCATCATGCCCAGAGGCAACGGCACCACCACCCATAGTGTTCGGGAAAAGGATAAACTTTTGACGCCCGTCATTTGGTGCATTCTCGTAACGGAAACGGGCGAGCGCTTCGCGTACTTTGGCTTTCGGGCAATTCTGGTGCTGTATTTCGTCTCTCTGGAATATTCCGAATCTCAAGCgattgcctttttcgcgTATACTACCTGTTTGGCTTATTTGTCACCAATTGCTGGCGCGCTATTGGCCGACGGACACTTGGGACGTTACCAAACAATCCTGTGGTTCGGCCTCGTTTACGTGATTGGCTTGTCCATTCTGACCTTCGCAGCAGCGGCATCCGAAGATGTAGATCTCGCGTATCGCCGAACGTTAACCTTCGTGGGTCTCTTTCTGGTGTGCCTAGGAACAGGAGGCATCAAACCGTGTGTGTCGGCTTTTGGTGCCGATCAAATTTCCATGCGGCCGGAGAATCACGACGGTGATGACACATTGGAGCGTTCTGTTAATAACGCCGGACCTGTCGCAATGACAAGTACCAAGTTGTATCGGGATAATCACAAAGCGATCACGTTGGCCGATACCGGACAAGGACCCAGTGAAAGGGATGGTCTGTTTCGAGAACCACCAGTCGATCCTCGCGAAACTGTCGTGGCACCCGACGGGGTCACATCTTCGAAGAAGAACGAGCAAGTACGAGCATTTTTTGCTTATTTTTATTTTTGCATCAACGTGGGGGCCGTCACATCGATTGCACTCGTACCTATACTGCGAGGACGGTACGGCTTTAGTGCCGCCTTTCTGCTGCCCACATGTTTTATGATTACGGCTATTCTACTCTTTCTGTCCAAACGAAACGAGTACATTCATCACCAGCCCGGTAAGGACGGATCTTCACTCAGCACAACTTTTCGTTTGTGCTGGTGGCTTATACGGGAAAATCTATGGTCGATTCCGTGGGTGCAACGCGCACTTCCTTGGGCCAAACCCGAACCACTGCAAAATCATGCTCCCGGACAACACACGCTGGTGCCaaacgaggaagacgacTACAACACTGACATGGACGCAGGTCTTAACGATAACACCAGTTCCGTTGATGACGACACAGTAGTTGAGAACGACACAAGGGCTTCACCCGACGCCGTCTTTCATCAACAACTCGATGACGCGGCACAAGCCGTCAACGTTCTGCCCATAATGGCCATGTTCCCCATTTTTTGGTGTCTGTACGACCAGCAAGGGTCGGTATGGACGCTTCAGGCTACACGCATGGCCTTGCCTGATGGAATGTTACCCGAACAACTACAAGTCGTGAATCCGCTGCAAATTATGCTCTTTATCCCGCTTTTCGATAGATACATTTATCCCGTGATGCAAGCGAAAGGATGGAATATTGCTCCTCTGCGACGCATGTCGTGGGGCATGATGCTGACAGCCATTTCATTCTTTCTAAGCGGCCTCGTGGAATGGTGTATACAAAGCCACGAACGAAACAGCGAGGCGATGATAAGCGTCTTC from Phaeodactylum tricornutum CCAP 1055/1 chromosome 12, whole genome shotgun sequence encodes the following:
- a CDS encoding predicted protein, which translates into the protein MSAIPEDESSAEEELERMLLEAERLANQMRSASSPSTRHTNSNNSNTTTTNNDNSRPPRNGLSLSSAAAVASRNQTRRYDDEQDSRSDVVSLTSLASSQDLGMLLRDVTPQAYQDNEDNDNDEEDSALSYPNGSENDHDHDNDDGHSSVLSSTTSIDPSTPSRESHPDIDAAVRAARKMQQALQALGASDAQAPVSPSYEKPSPAQTDRTVSPVESPSASDPHHKNDSSNHQHSNDIQWEPFDPPREEDDDFVPLQDYSHTAKTANPHEGLPSSPHTPVSVPPRVKQVDAGGVLWERVDYCNNNDDDYVPLKDYSRNNMNNSTSNRNHNTPTKRPAVVDRRVATTSAKLRSRARRRQMTVALLLAITLVVSTAYYFLRHYQNVTSTPLTRPSPPGSTASTTITSNATKVDSIESPEGPLGVTANGNGNVDNASAHILPVRVAAVDTGREPAVVTLERDQHKRDTRVTPTAFQSHRRSHPASAASEPPPKARGDDRCHVPMGWLLWEHCDPHTKRSERLESLLQAMLQ
- a CDS encoding predicted protein, which translates into the protein MNRAAASPASTNTTSTTTTTTTTNNNTETVAPLTAPVSVVVTYQIPVASNDSSSHRLDPAATHVPNDRYSSTFRFDDTSVDDTHDTRLGLPLGTVPIKPPAGSYAYSGMHDQGPLPEPRQGGSLAVLIAGVQQAKANNDAFLTRVIREEQQSSQNPTIKKPRTDS
- a CDS encoding predicted protein — its product is MPRGNGTTTHSVREKDKLLTPVIWCILVTETGERFAYFGFRAILVLYFVSLEYSESQAIAFFAYTTCLAYLSPIAGALLADGHLGRYQTILWFGLVYVIGLSILTFAAAASEDVDLAYRRTLTFVGLFLVCLGTGGIKPCVSAFGADQISMRPENHDGDDTLERSVNNAGPVAMTSTKLYRDNHKAITLADTGQGPSERDGLFREPPVDPRETVVAPDGVTSSKKNEQVRAFFAYFYFCINVGAVTSIALVPILRGRYGFSAAFLLPTCFMITAILLFLSKRNEYIHHQPGKDGSSLSTTFRLCWWLIRENLWSIPWVQRALPWAKPEPLQNHAPGQHTLVPNEEDDYNTDMDAGLNDNTSSVDDDTVVENDTRASPDAVFHQQLDDAAQAVNVLPIMAMFPIFWCLYDQQGSVWTLQATRMALPDGMLPEQLQVVNPLQIMLFIPLFDRYIYPVMQAKGWNIAPLRRMSWGMMLTAISFFLSGLVEWCIQSHERNSEAMISVFWQLPQITVLAIGEIFISVTGLEFAYSTSPERLKAFLMALFLLTTAFGDLLSGILYSTVFANMNRAKIMHTCALLMLCNLGLFALVVRWWERREVHDLRRLQSLQGLELREERRMI